A genomic stretch from Enterobacter dykesii includes:
- the glpD gene encoding glycerol-3-phosphate dehydrogenase encodes METKDLIVIGGGINGAGIAVDAAGRGLSVLMLEANDLACATSSASSKLIHGGLRYLEHYEFRLVSEALAEREVLLKMAPHLAIPMRFRLPHRPHLRPAWMIRIGLFMYDHLGKRTSLPGSKGLRFGSESVLKPEIVRGFEYSDCWVDDARLVLANAQMVEKKGGEVKTRTRATSARRENGLWIVEAEDIDTGEKFSWKARGLVNATGPWVKQFFDDGMHLPSPYGIRLIKGSHIVVPRVHTQKQAYILQNEDKRIVFVIPWMDEFSIIGTTDVEYKGDPKNVEIDESEVSYLLNVYNAHFKKQLSRDDVVWTYSGVRPLCDDESDSPQAITRDYTLDIHDVDGQAPLLSVFGGKLTTYRKLAEHALEKLAPYYKGIGPAWTKGAVLPGGDIGDNRDDYAAKLRRRFPFITEGMARHYARTYGSNTELFLADAKDIADLGEHFGHELYEAELRYLVEHEWVRRLDDAIWRRTKEGMWLNAEQQSRVAQWLLQNAGKRELSLAS; translated from the coding sequence ATGGAAACCAAAGATCTGATTGTGATAGGCGGTGGCATCAACGGTGCCGGTATTGCGGTCGACGCCGCAGGACGCGGTTTATCCGTACTGATGCTGGAAGCTAACGATCTCGCCTGCGCGACGTCGTCCGCCAGCTCCAAACTGATTCACGGTGGCCTGCGCTACCTGGAACACTACGAATTCCGCCTGGTCAGTGAAGCACTGGCCGAACGTGAAGTGCTGCTGAAAATGGCGCCGCATCTGGCGATTCCGATGCGCTTCCGCCTGCCCCATCGCCCGCATCTGCGTCCGGCGTGGATGATCCGAATCGGTCTGTTTATGTACGATCATCTGGGTAAACGCACCAGCCTCCCGGGTTCGAAAGGTTTGCGTTTTGGCTCAGAATCGGTCCTTAAGCCTGAAATCGTGCGCGGTTTCGAATATTCCGACTGCTGGGTGGACGATGCGCGTCTGGTGCTGGCGAATGCCCAGATGGTTGAGAAGAAAGGCGGCGAGGTGAAAACCCGCACCCGCGCGACCTCTGCCCGTCGTGAAAACGGCCTGTGGATTGTGGAAGCGGAAGACATCGATACCGGCGAGAAATTCAGCTGGAAAGCGCGCGGACTGGTGAACGCTACCGGTCCGTGGGTGAAGCAGTTCTTCGACGACGGCATGCATCTGCCTTCGCCGTACGGCATTCGCCTGATCAAGGGCAGCCACATTGTGGTGCCGCGCGTGCATACCCAGAAGCAGGCCTACATTCTGCAGAACGAAGACAAGCGCATCGTGTTTGTGATCCCGTGGATGGACGAATTCTCGATCATCGGCACCACCGACGTGGAGTACAAAGGCGATCCGAAGAACGTCGAGATTGACGAGAGCGAAGTGAGCTACCTGCTCAACGTGTATAACGCGCACTTTAAGAAACAGCTGTCGCGCGACGACGTGGTCTGGACCTACTCCGGCGTGCGTCCGCTGTGCGATGACGAGTCTGATTCACCGCAGGCGATTACCCGCGACTATACGCTCGATATTCATGACGTTGACGGCCAGGCGCCGCTGCTGTCCGTGTTTGGCGGCAAGCTGACCACCTACCGCAAGCTGGCCGAGCACGCGCTGGAAAAACTGGCGCCGTACTATAAAGGCATTGGCCCGGCATGGACCAAAGGCGCGGTACTGCCCGGGGGTGATATCGGCGACAATCGCGATGATTACGCCGCGAAGCTGCGCCGTCGCTTCCCGTTCATCACCGAAGGGATGGCGCGCCACTATGCCCGCACCTACGGCAGCAATACCGAACTGTTCCTGGCCGACGCGAAGGACATTGCGGATCTGGGCGAGCATTTCGGCCACGAGCTGTACGAAGCCGAGCTGCGCTACCTGGTTGAGCACGAGTGGGTTCGTCGTCTGGATGATGCTATCTGGCGTCGTACCAAAGAAGGGATGTGGCTCAACGCCGAGCAGCAGTCTCGCGTGGCGCAGTGGTTACTGCAAAATGCGGGGAAGCGTGAGCTGTCGCTGGCGTCGTAA
- the glgP gene encoding glycogen phosphorylase has translation MNAPFSYSSPTLSVEALKHSIAYKLMFTIGKDPVIANKHEWLNATLFAVRDRLVERWLRSNRAQLSQETRQVYYLSMEFLIGRTLSNALLSLGIYDDVKTALEEMGLDLEELIDEENDPGLGNGGLGRLAACFLDSLATLALPGRGYGIRYDYGMFKQNIVDGRQKESPDYWLEYGNPWEFKRHNTRYKVRFGGRIQQEGKKSRWVETEEILAVAYDQIIPGYDTDATNTLRLWSAQASSEINLGKFNQGDYFAAVEDKNHSENVSRVLYPDDSTYSGRELRLRQEYFLVSSTIQDILSRHHQLHKTYANLAEKTAIHLNDTHPVLSIPELMRLLIDEHKFSWDDAFEVTCQVFSYTNHTLMSEALETWPVDMLGKILPRHLQIIFEINDYFLKTLQEQYPNDTGLLSRASIIDESNGRRVRMAWLAVVISHKVNGVSELHSNLMVQSLFADFAKIFPTRFCNVTNGVTPRRWLALANQPLSEVLDENIGRTWRTDLSQLSELEQHIDFPTVNKAVREAKLLNKKRLAVWLAMHLNVVANPKALFDVQIKRIHEYKRQLMNVLHVITHYNRIKADPTAEWVPRVKIFAGKAASAYYMAKHIIHLINDVAKVVNQDPDIGDKLKVVFIPNYSVSLAQMIIPAADLSEQISTAGTEASGTSNMKFALNGALTIGTLDGANVEMLEHVGEENIFIFGNTTEEVEALRRKGYSPRQYYEEDEELRQVLTQIATGVFSPDEPSRYRDLVDSLINFGDHYQVLADYRSYVDCQDRVDELYRQQEKWTSVAMHNIANMGYFSSDRTIKEYAETIWHIDPVRL, from the coding sequence ATGAACGCTCCATTTAGCTACTCTTCACCCACGCTCAGCGTTGAGGCGTTAAAGCACTCCATCGCCTACAAGCTGATGTTCACCATCGGGAAAGATCCGGTTATCGCCAACAAGCACGAGTGGCTGAACGCCACCCTGTTTGCGGTGCGTGACCGTTTAGTGGAACGCTGGCTGCGCTCAAACCGCGCCCAGCTCTCGCAGGAAACGCGTCAGGTTTACTACCTGTCGATGGAATTTTTGATTGGCCGCACGCTGTCCAACGCGCTGCTGTCGCTCGGTATTTATGACGACGTCAAAACCGCCCTGGAAGAGATGGGGTTAGATTTAGAAGAGCTGATAGACGAAGAGAACGACCCGGGCCTCGGCAACGGCGGTCTGGGGCGTCTCGCCGCCTGCTTCCTCGACTCGCTGGCGACGCTGGCGCTGCCGGGCCGCGGCTACGGTATTCGCTACGACTACGGCATGTTCAAGCAGAACATCGTCGACGGGCGTCAGAAAGAGTCCCCGGACTACTGGCTGGAGTACGGCAACCCGTGGGAGTTTAAGCGCCACAATACGCGCTACAAGGTGCGCTTTGGCGGACGTATTCAGCAGGAAGGGAAAAAATCCCGCTGGGTAGAAACGGAAGAGATCCTGGCCGTGGCCTACGACCAGATTATCCCCGGCTACGACACCGATGCCACCAACACGCTGCGCCTGTGGAGCGCCCAGGCCAGTAGCGAAATTAACCTCGGTAAATTCAACCAGGGTGACTACTTTGCGGCGGTGGAAGACAAAAACCACTCCGAGAACGTGTCCCGCGTGCTGTACCCGGATGACTCGACCTACTCCGGCCGCGAGCTGCGCCTGCGCCAGGAGTATTTCCTCGTCTCCTCGACGATTCAGGATATCCTCAGCCGCCATCATCAGCTGCACAAAACCTACGCCAACCTGGCGGAGAAAACCGCGATCCACCTTAACGACACCCACCCGGTGCTCTCTATTCCGGAGCTAATGCGCCTGCTGATCGACGAGCATAAGTTCAGCTGGGATGACGCGTTTGAAGTGACCTGTCAGGTATTCTCATACACCAACCACACGCTGATGAGCGAAGCGCTGGAAACGTGGCCGGTGGACATGCTCGGCAAAATTCTGCCGCGCCATCTGCAGATTATCTTTGAGATCAACGACTACTTCCTTAAGACCCTGCAGGAGCAGTACCCGAACGATACCGGGCTGCTGAGCCGCGCTTCCATCATTGATGAGTCGAACGGGCGCCGCGTGCGTATGGCCTGGCTGGCGGTCGTCATCAGCCACAAGGTCAACGGCGTGTCCGAGCTCCACTCGAACCTGATGGTGCAGTCGCTTTTTGCAGACTTCGCGAAAATCTTCCCGACGCGGTTCTGCAACGTGACTAACGGCGTCACGCCGCGCCGCTGGCTGGCGCTGGCCAACCAGCCGCTCTCTGAGGTGCTGGACGAGAATATCGGCCGTACCTGGCGTACCGACTTGAGCCAGCTGAGCGAGCTGGAACAGCATATTGATTTCCCGACGGTGAACAAAGCCGTGCGCGAAGCCAAGCTGCTGAACAAAAAGCGTCTGGCGGTCTGGCTGGCGATGCACCTCAACGTGGTGGCAAACCCGAAAGCGCTGTTCGACGTTCAGATCAAACGCATCCACGAATACAAGCGTCAGCTGATGAACGTGCTGCACGTGATCACCCATTACAACCGCATTAAGGCCGATCCAACGGCCGAATGGGTGCCGCGCGTGAAGATCTTCGCCGGTAAGGCGGCTTCCGCCTACTACATGGCGAAGCACATTATTCATCTCATTAACGACGTGGCGAAGGTGGTCAACCAGGATCCGGACATTGGCGACAAGCTGAAGGTGGTGTTCATTCCGAACTACAGCGTGAGCCTGGCGCAGATGATCATCCCGGCGGCGGATCTCTCTGAGCAGATTTCTACGGCGGGTACGGAAGCCTCCGGCACCAGTAACATGAAGTTTGCCCTCAACGGCGCGCTGACCATCGGTACGCTTGACGGGGCGAACGTCGAGATGCTGGAGCACGTGGGCGAAGAAAATATCTTCATCTTCGGTAACACGACGGAAGAGGTGGAGGCGCTGCGCAGGAAAGGCTACTCGCCGCGTCAATATTACGAAGAGGATGAAGAGTTACGTCAGGTGTTGACGCAGATCGCGACCGGCGTGTTTAGCCCGGATGAACCGAGCCGCTATCGCGATCTGGTGGATTCGCTGATTAACTTTGGCGATCACTACCAGGTGCTGGCGGATTATCGCAGCTACGTGGATTGTCAGGACAGGGTGGACGAACTGTATCGTCAGCAGGAGAAGTGGACCAGTGTCGCGATGCATAACATCGCCAATATGGGGTATTTCTCGTCTGACAGGACCATCAAGGAGTATGCCGAGACGATCTGGCATATTGATCCGGTGAGGTTGTAA
- the glgA gene encoding glycogen synthase GlgA — translation MQVLHVCSEMFPLLKTGGLADVLGALPAAQIAGGVDTRVLLPAFPDIRRGIPDAKVVTRRETFAGRITLLFGHYNGVGIYLIDAPHLYDRPGSPYHDTNLFAYTDNVLRFALLGWVGAEMATGLDPFWRPDVVHAHDWHAGLAPAYLAARGHPAKSVFTVHNLAYQGMYYAHHMSEIDLPLSFYNMHGLEFNGQISFLKAGLYYADHITAVSPTYAREITQPEFGYGMEGLLQQRHREGRLSGILNGVDEQIWSPETDLLLAARYGRDSVEDKAENKRQLQIAMGLKVNDKVPLFAVVSRLTSQKGLDLVLEALPGLLEQGGQLALLGAGDPVLQEGFLAAAAEHPGQVGVQIGYHEAFSHRIMGGADVILVPSRFEPCGLTQLYGLKYGTLPLVRRTGGLADTVSDSSLENLADGIASGFVFEDSNAWSLLRAIRRAFVLWSRPSLWRYVQRQAMSMDFSWHVAAQSYRDLYQRLM, via the coding sequence ATGCAGGTTTTACATGTATGTTCTGAGATGTTCCCGTTATTAAAAACGGGCGGTCTGGCAGATGTTCTGGGTGCATTACCGGCAGCGCAAATCGCCGGAGGCGTGGATACCCGAGTCCTGCTGCCCGCCTTTCCGGATATCCGGCGCGGTATACCTGATGCAAAAGTGGTGACCCGCCGTGAGACCTTTGCCGGACGCATTACCCTGCTGTTTGGACATTACAATGGCGTAGGGATTTACCTGATCGACGCGCCGCACTTATACGATCGACCGGGCAGCCCGTATCACGATACGAACCTGTTCGCCTATACCGACAACGTGCTGCGCTTTGCGCTGCTCGGCTGGGTTGGAGCAGAAATGGCGACGGGGTTGGATCCGTTCTGGCGTCCGGATGTGGTGCACGCGCACGACTGGCACGCCGGGCTTGCCCCGGCGTATCTCGCCGCGCGCGGCCACCCGGCGAAATCGGTCTTTACCGTGCATAACCTGGCGTATCAGGGGATGTACTATGCCCATCACATGAGTGAAATCGATCTGCCATTATCGTTCTATAACATGCACGGACTGGAATTTAACGGGCAGATCTCGTTCCTCAAAGCCGGGCTCTATTACGCCGATCATATTACCGCCGTGAGCCCAACCTACGCACGTGAGATCACCCAGCCGGAGTTTGGCTACGGCATGGAAGGGTTGCTGCAACAGCGCCACCGCGAAGGTCGCCTGTCGGGCATTCTGAACGGCGTGGATGAACAGATCTGGAGCCCGGAAACCGATCTCCTGCTGGCGGCGCGCTACGGCCGTGATTCCGTGGAAGATAAAGCGGAAAACAAACGCCAGCTGCAGATTGCAATGGGCCTGAAGGTTAACGACAAAGTGCCGCTGTTCGCGGTGGTCAGCCGCCTGACCAGCCAGAAAGGGCTGGATCTGGTGCTGGAGGCGCTGCCCGGTTTACTGGAGCAGGGCGGACAGCTGGCGCTGCTCGGCGCGGGCGACCCGGTGCTGCAGGAAGGTTTCCTTGCCGCCGCCGCGGAACATCCGGGACAGGTGGGCGTGCAGATTGGCTACCACGAAGCGTTCTCGCACCGCATCATGGGCGGCGCGGACGTCATCCTGGTGCCGAGCCGTTTCGAACCCTGCGGCCTGACGCAGCTTTACGGCCTGAAATACGGCACGCTGCCGCTGGTGCGCCGCACGGGCGGACTGGCGGATACCGTATCCGATAGCTCTCTGGAAAACCTGGCGGACGGTATCGCCAGCGGGTTTGTCTTTGAGGACAGTAATGCCTGGTCGCTGCTTCGGGCGATTCGGCGTGCTTTCGTCTTGTGGTCCCGTCCATCGCTCTGGCGTTACGTTCAGCGTCAGGCGATGTCCATGGACTTTAGCTGGCACGTCGCGGCGCAGTCATACCGCGATCTCTATCAACGCTTGATGTAA
- the glgC gene encoding glucose-1-phosphate adenylyltransferase — MVRLEKNDPLMLARQLPLKTVALILAGGRGTRLKDLTIKRAKPAVHFGGKFRIIDFALSNCLNSGIRRIGVITQYQSHTLVQHIQRGWSFFSEEMNEFVDLLPAQQRVHGENWYRGTADAVTQNLDIIRRYSAEYIVILAGDHIYKQDYSHMLIDHVEKGARCTVACLPVPVAEATAFGVMHVDADDKIIDFVEKPANPPTMPGDDTKSLASMGIYVFDADYLYELLEEDDKDENSSHDFGKDIIPKITKAGMAYAHPFPLSCVQSDPNAEPYWRDVGTLEAYWKANLDLASVTPELDMYDQNWPIRTHMESLPPAKFVQDRSGSHGMTLNSLVSGGCIISGSVVVQSVLFPRVRINSFCNIDSAVLLPDVWVGRSCRLRRCVIDRACVIPEGMVIGENAEEDARRFYRSEEGIVLVTREMLRKLQIKQER, encoded by the coding sequence ATGGTTAGATTAGAGAAGAACGATCCCTTAATGTTGGCACGCCAGCTACCATTAAAAACGGTTGCCCTGATACTTGCGGGTGGGCGTGGTACCCGTCTGAAAGATTTGACCATCAAGCGCGCCAAACCGGCTGTTCACTTTGGTGGTAAGTTCCGCATCATCGACTTTGCGCTCTCCAACTGCCTTAACTCGGGCATTCGCCGTATCGGCGTCATTACGCAGTATCAGTCGCACACGCTGGTTCAGCATATCCAGCGCGGCTGGTCATTCTTCAGCGAAGAGATGAACGAGTTTGTCGATCTCCTTCCTGCTCAGCAGCGCGTCCACGGCGAGAACTGGTACCGCGGCACGGCGGATGCGGTGACGCAGAACCTCGACATCATTCGTCGCTACAGCGCGGAATACATCGTGATCCTCGCCGGGGACCACATCTACAAGCAAGATTACTCCCACATGCTCATCGACCACGTCGAAAAAGGGGCGCGCTGCACCGTGGCGTGTCTGCCTGTGCCCGTTGCTGAAGCGACGGCCTTTGGCGTCATGCACGTGGATGCGGACGACAAAATTATCGACTTTGTTGAAAAGCCGGCGAACCCGCCAACTATGCCCGGCGATGACACCAAATCGCTCGCCAGCATGGGGATTTATGTCTTTGATGCAGATTATCTTTATGAGCTGCTGGAAGAAGACGACAAAGACGAAAACTCCAGCCACGACTTCGGTAAAGACATCATTCCGAAAATCACGAAAGCTGGCATGGCGTATGCACATCCTTTCCCGCTGTCCTGCGTGCAGTCCGACCCGAATGCGGAACCCTACTGGCGCGATGTGGGAACCCTGGAAGCGTACTGGAAAGCGAACCTCGACCTGGCGTCGGTCACGCCTGAGCTGGATATGTACGACCAGAACTGGCCGATTCGTACCCATATGGAGTCGCTGCCGCCGGCCAAATTTGTTCAGGACCGCTCCGGCAGCCACGGCATGACGCTGAACTCGCTGGTGTCCGGCGGGTGCATTATTTCAGGCTCGGTGGTGGTGCAGTCGGTGCTGTTCCCCCGCGTGCGGATAAATTCATTCTGTAATATCGATTCGGCAGTCTTACTGCCTGATGTCTGGGTAGGGCGCTCGTGCCGTCTGCGCCGCTGCGTTATCGATCGTGCCTGCGTCATTCCAGAAGGGATGGTGATTGGTGAAAACGCGGAAGAAGACGCGCGTCGTTTCTATCGTTCGGAAGAGGGGATCGTGTTAGTCACACGGGAAATGTTGCGGAAGCTGCAGATCAAACAGGAGCGATGA
- the glgX gene encoding glycogen debranching protein GlgX: protein MTQLTAGKPEPLGARFDGKGVNFTLFSAHAERVELCVFDGEGNEHRYDLPARTGDTWHGYLAGGRPGMHYGFRVHGPWEPAQGHWFNPAKLLIDPCAHRVDGEFIDDPLFHVGYGEPDHRDSAPVAPKSVVVNDLYDWEDDAPPQTPWGNTVIYEAHVKGLTYLHPSIPKEMRGTYKALGHPTMIAYLKHLGITALELLPVAHFASEPRLQRLGLSNYWGYNPLAMFALEPRYAVHPEKARDEFRDAVKALHAAGIEVILDVVLNHSTESDLDGPTLSMRGIDNRSYYWIRQDGDYENWTGCGNTLNLSHPAVTHFAYECLKYWVETFHVDGFRFDLAPVMGRTPAFSQQAPLFEAIKNCPVLSQVKLIAEPWDIGEGGYQVGNFPPLFAEWNDHYRDAVRRFWLERNLSLGEFAGRFAASSDLFKRDGKRPSATVNLLTAHDGFTLRDCVCFNQKHNEANGEENRDGTNNNHSFNHGIEGLGGSLDVIERRRASVHALLTTLLLSQGTPMLLAGDEHGHSQHGNNNAYCQDNTLTWLDWGEANSGLIHFTAALIHLRQQIPALTADRWWEEGDGNVRWLNKDAQPLSAQEWQHGVPRLQILLSDKWLITLNATDDVAEIVLPEGEWRAVPPFAGADNPVVMAVWHGPAHGVCVFQR, encoded by the coding sequence ATGACGCAGCTTACGGCAGGTAAACCCGAACCGCTCGGCGCGCGTTTTGACGGAAAGGGTGTCAATTTCACCCTCTTTTCCGCTCACGCTGAGCGGGTAGAACTGTGCGTGTTTGATGGGGAAGGTAACGAGCACCGTTACGATTTACCCGCGCGCACGGGGGATACCTGGCACGGCTACCTGGCCGGGGGACGGCCAGGCATGCACTACGGCTTTCGCGTTCACGGCCCGTGGGAGCCAGCGCAGGGGCACTGGTTTAACCCGGCGAAGCTGTTAATTGACCCGTGCGCGCACCGCGTGGACGGCGAATTTATAGACGACCCGCTGTTCCACGTGGGCTACGGCGAGCCCGACCACCGCGACAGCGCGCCCGTCGCGCCAAAAAGCGTGGTGGTAAACGATCTTTATGACTGGGAAGACGATGCCCCGCCGCAGACGCCGTGGGGCAATACCGTCATTTATGAAGCCCACGTCAAAGGGCTGACGTACCTGCACCCGTCGATCCCCAAAGAGATGCGCGGCACCTATAAGGCGCTCGGGCATCCCACCATGATCGCCTACCTGAAACACCTCGGCATCACCGCTCTGGAACTGCTTCCCGTTGCGCATTTTGCCAGCGAGCCGCGTCTGCAGCGGCTGGGGCTCAGCAACTACTGGGGCTACAACCCGCTGGCGATGTTCGCGCTCGAACCGCGCTATGCCGTCCATCCGGAAAAGGCGCGGGACGAGTTCCGCGATGCGGTGAAGGCGCTCCACGCGGCGGGGATCGAGGTCATTCTGGACGTGGTGCTGAACCACAGCACCGAAAGCGATCTCGACGGTCCGACGCTCTCCATGCGCGGAATTGATAACCGTAGCTATTATTGGATCAGGCAGGATGGCGATTATGAGAACTGGACCGGCTGCGGTAACACGCTCAACCTCAGCCATCCGGCGGTCACGCATTTTGCGTATGAATGCCTGAAATACTGGGTGGAGACGTTCCACGTCGACGGTTTTCGTTTCGACCTGGCGCCCGTGATGGGGCGTACGCCAGCGTTCAGCCAGCAGGCTCCGCTGTTTGAGGCGATAAAAAATTGTCCGGTGCTCTCGCAGGTGAAGCTCATTGCCGAGCCGTGGGACATCGGCGAAGGCGGTTATCAGGTCGGGAATTTCCCGCCGCTGTTTGCCGAGTGGAACGATCACTACCGCGACGCCGTACGACGCTTCTGGCTGGAACGCAATCTGTCGCTGGGGGAATTTGCCGGACGCTTTGCCGCGTCGAGCGATCTCTTTAAGCGCGACGGCAAACGCCCGTCGGCCACCGTCAATCTGTTGACGGCGCACGACGGTTTTACGCTCAGGGACTGCGTTTGTTTCAATCAGAAACACAATGAGGCAAACGGCGAAGAGAATCGCGATGGTACTAACAATAACCATAGCTTTAATCATGGTATAGAAGGGTTAGGCGGAAGCCTGGACGTCATCGAGCGGCGACGCGCCAGCGTTCACGCGCTGCTGACAACGCTTTTATTGTCGCAGGGCACGCCGATGCTGCTGGCAGGCGATGAACACGGCCATAGCCAGCACGGTAACAACAATGCGTATTGCCAGGACAACACCTTAACCTGGCTCGACTGGGGTGAAGCCAACAGCGGGCTGATTCATTTTACCGCTGCGCTGATCCATCTTCGCCAGCAGATCCCCGCGCTGACCGCCGACCGCTGGTGGGAAGAGGGTGACGGCAACGTTCGCTGGCTGAATAAAGACGCGCAACCGTTAAGCGCGCAAGAGTGGCAACACGGCGTACCACGCCTGCAAATCCTGCTCTCGGATAAGTGGCTGATCACGCTGAACGCGACGGATGACGTCGCAGAGATTGTTTTACCTGAAGGGGAATGGCGAGCTGTTCCCCCCTTTGCCGGAGCGGATAATCCGGTAGTAATGGCTGTCTGGCACGGGCCTGCGCACGGAGTGTGCGTATTCCAAAGATGA